A stretch of DNA from Oncorhynchus gorbuscha isolate QuinsamMale2020 ecotype Even-year unplaced genomic scaffold, OgorEven_v1.0 Un_scaffold_9687, whole genome shotgun sequence:
gcatggtacaacaggacagccttctgcatggtacaacagaaagccttctgcatggtaAAAAGCTTCTGTAAAACACTTTGCGCCAACcgatgatgtaaaaagggctttatgaaaTACCTTTGATTGATTGCTTATTGTTGGGCGAGCTCAGGGCGGTCTTGGTGAAGTTGGCTGTAGAGCAGAAGAAGTAGAGCAGAAGCAGTAGAGCAGAAGAAGAAGCAGAGGTCAAAGGAGGCCATCTGGAATGGCTCCAAAGGTGTTCCCTGTAGTAGCCCGTGTTCACGTTAAACTTCCCATCCGCTGCGTTCAGGACGTGGGTTATGTGGTGAGCCTGGAGTGTCTTCTTGTCTTTGGCTGCATACCTAAAGACACAGAAAATCACAAGAGGTCAGGGTTAATTTCAATTCAAGTTTAGTCAATTCAGGTCAGGAAGTAAAGGAAAACCATCAACGAACATTGGAAATCCAGTTTGCTTCCTGAATTGAATTGGAATTTAAGTTCGGTTCCTGAATTTAGTTGGAATTTCAGTTTGCTTCCtgaattgaattggaatttcagtctACTTCCTGAATTAACAGAATTGAAATGTAATTGGAATTTCAgtatacttcctgaattgacagaattggaattgaccccaaccctgtaaAAGAGGTATTTTCTTCTCTGGTTCAAACCATCAACTCAAGCCCCCTCGACTCACATCACTCCTTACACAACAAATGTATCTAGTGTTGAATTTTCAGTCTAACATTTCTAGGTTAAGTGTTAAATTAACATTAATTGGTGTAAAAGAAccccagtgttgttgttgttgttaataaccaGTGTTAAAGTAAAACCACGCCCataattatcatatttcccaggaTGCTCTATTGCAGGTAGATTTTTTTTAGAATTGGTTGTTTCAATATGTATGTTTTTTCATGTACATTGATTTATAAATTCATATtgtcacattttgttgttacagcctgactttaaaattgatcaaatattattttttctttctcacccatttacacacaatgGGTGAtaccataatgaaaaagtgaaaacatgtttttagaaataatTAAAATAGAAAATTAAATACAGCAATAtctcatttatataagtattattttttttaaaaggcaagtcagttaagaacaaatt
This window harbors:
- the LOC124030177 gene encoding dual specificity phosphatase 29-like; this translates as YAAKDKKTLQAHHITHVLNAADGKFNVNTGYYREHLWSHSRWPPLTSASSSALLLLLYFFCSTANFTKTALSSPNNKPGRCWSTALGLSRPSSLVLTYLMIDEELTSGGEDTIMAANRNICAMLDSLEQ